A stretch of DNA from Curtobacterium sp. MCBD17_035:
GCACGAAGCCCGCGGTGGCGGTGAGCGGTACGAGGAACGACCGGAACACGATGATGAGGATGATGAGCGAGAGTCCGACGACCACGACGAGGTAGAGCGGCAGGACGTCCGCGAGCTTCTCGGAGACGTCGATGTTCGCGCTCGCGTTGCCGGCGACACCGAGGTGCACGTTCCCCCCGTCGGCCTTGACCGGCGACAGGTCGCGGAGGTCGTGTACGAGGTTCTCCGTGGACACGCTCGAGGGTCCGCCCGTGGGCTGCACCTGGAACGCGATGACGGTCCCGTCCGACGACGCCCCGATCGGTGCGACGGCGTGCACGTGACCCTGGTCGGCGATCTTCTGCCCGATCGCGACCTCCTGCCGGAGCAGGTCGTTGCCGGTCGCCTTGTGCGGCAGGTCGGCGACGACGAGGATCGGGCCGTTCTGACCGGCACCGAACTCGCGCTCGAGCACCTTGTACGCCTTGTACTGGCTCGAGTCGGTGGCCTCGGCGGCACCCGTCGGGAGCCCGAGGCGCATGTGCATGGCGGGCAGGGCGACGACCCCGAGCACCGCGACGCCGGCCACGAGGGTGACGATCGCGCGCCAGGTCGCCATGGGCTTGTTCGGGATCCGCACCGAGCCGGTGCGCCCGATCGCCGCGCGCTCCTTCCGACGGAGGATGCGGAAGCCGACGAGGCTGAGCATCGCGGGCGTGAAGCTGATGGCCACGAGGATCGCGACCGCCACGGCGACGGCGCCGACCGTGCCCATGAGCCCGAGGAACGGGATGCCGGTGATGTTGAGCGCGAGGAGCGCGACGATCACCGTCGACCCCGCGAACACGACCGCGTTGCCCGAGGTGCCGTTCGCCAGCCCGATCGACTGGTGCAGCTCCATGCCCTGCTTCAGCTGGGACCGGTGCCGGTTGAGGATGAACAGCGAGTAGTCGATGCCGACGGCCAGACCGAGCATCACCCCGAGCACCGGCGTCACCGAGATGAACTCGACGAGGCCCGAGAACGACATCGCACCGAGCGTGGCGACGCCCACCCCGAGGATCGCGCTGACGAGCGGCAGCGCGGCGCCGATGACCGTGCCGAGCATGACGAGCAGCACGATCGCGGCGATGACGATGCCGACGACCTCACCGGGGCCGAGGATGCTCGGGACACCCTGCGCGATGTCGTTCGACGGGTAGACCCGCACGCCGTCGATGCCGGCGTGCTCCGACTTGTCGACGATCTTGTTCTTCAGCGTCTGCGGCACCGCGATCGTCGCCTTCTGGAACGACACCGTGCCCACCGCGGCACTGCCGTTCGACGACACGAAGCGGATGTTCTTCGACAGGTCGAGCAACTGCGAGCTCAGGTCGAGCTTCGTCTCGTTCTGCTGGAGCCTCTTCCGGTTCGCGTCGAGCTTCTGCTGGTTGGTCGCTAGCGTCGCCTTGCTCGCGTCGAGTTTCTGCTGGTTCGCGTCGATCTGCGCCTGGCCGGCCGTGAGCTGCGCCTGCACCGCCGCGAGCTGACCGGCCGCCTGGGCCTGCGCCTTCTGCTGGTCGAGCTGCTGCTGTGCGGCGTCGATCTGCTGCTGTCCGGCGGTGAGCTGCTGCTGGCCTGCGTCGATCTGCGCCTGCGCGTCGGCGAGCTGCTGCTTGCCCGTGACGATCTTCTGCTTGCCGTCCTGCACCTGCTGGCGCTGGTCCGCCAGTTCCTGCTGGGTGGTGAACGGGTTCGTGGTCGCCCGGACGCCCTTGTACCCGTCGATCGTCGACAGGAAGGACTTGATGCCGGACTTCTGGTCGGCCGTGAACGCGTCGCCGCTCGTCGTCTGGAAGACGATCGTGCCGCTGCCCCCGCTGGCGGACTTGAACTTCTTGGCGAGCTCGTCGGTCACCTTGCTCGTCGCGGTCCCCGGGATGGTGATCGAGGACGAGATCGTCCCGGCGAACAGGCTGTACCCGACCCCGGCGAGCGCCAGGATCACGATCCAGGCGACGACGACGGACCAGTGTCGGCGCGCGGCGAAGCGTCCGAGGCGGTAGAGGAGACCGGCCATGCTGGTGCCCCGTTCCTTTCTGTGCGGTGGTGGTGCTGCTGGGATCGGGGTACGCCGGTGGACCCCTCGTGGTCAGTGCTGGGGCATGTAGCCGCTGCGGACGCTGTCGATGAGTCGGCCGAGCAACGCGTCCCACTGTGCGCGGCCGTCGCCGTCAGTGCTCGCACCCGTGCGGAGGACCCAGTGCTTCGAGATCACGACGACGCCGTTCATGAGCGAGGTCACGAGGAGTTCGGCGTCGAGGGGGTCGGCCGACGGGTTGCGGCGACGGACCTCGTCGACGAGGACGGCGGTCGACCGGTCGAAGGCCTCGTCGATGAGCAGACGGCCGCGGCGGTCCTCCTCGGGCGGCTCACCGAGCACGCGCACGATCGACGAGATCGCGGTCGGCAGGTCCGCGACGCGTAACCACTCGGCGATCTCGTCGAACATGGAGGCCCGGTCGCCGTTGCCGACGGGCGTCGCGGTGGCCGTCGCCACGAAGTCGTCGAGGACGACGGTGAGCAGCTCGCCGCAGAGCGTGAGGACGACCTCGTCGATCGACGAGAAGTGGTTGAACACCGTGCGGCGCGCGACGTCGGCTCGGGCGGCGAGCTCGTCGACGCTGAACCGGGGGCCGCCCCGTTCGGCGGTCAGTGCGCGAGCAGCGTCGAGGATCGCCGCCCGGTGCCGGGCCTTGAGCACGGCCCGTCGGTCGATGCTGGTCCCCGTGGTCACTCCGGAGACACTAGGTGCACCGATGCACGGAGTGCAACGACGTCCATCCGACACTCAGGTCCGTGACCCCGGGGTGAACCGCGTCTCAGGCGAACCATCTGGTCTCGCTTACCCCCAGGGGGTACCCTGTCATCATGATGATCCTGCAGGCGATCGGTGCCGCCCTGGCGGCGGCCGGGACGATGGCGTGGACGATCCTCTGGCCCCTCGTGCTCGGGTTCGCCCTGTCGGGTGTGATCCAGGCCGCGGTCAGGACCGAACGCATCACCCGGCTCATGCACGACGACTCCCCGCGTGCCATCGCGGTGGCGACGGGGTTCGGAGCACTGTCCTCCTCGTGCTCCTACGCGGCGGTCGCGCTCGCCCGGGCACTGTTCCGGAAGGGCGCGAGCCTCACCGCGGCGATCGCGTTCGAGGTGGCGTCGACGAACCTCGTCGTCGAGCTCGGCCTCGTCCTCGCGTTCGTCATGGGATGGCAGTTCACCCTCGCCGAGTTCATCGGCGGCCCCGTCATGATCGTGCTCGTCGCGCTCGGCTTCCGACTCTGGATGCGGGGTCGCATCGTCGACGCCGCACGGGAGCAGGCCGACCGGGGCCTCGCCGGCTCGATGGAGGGGCACGCGGCGATGGACATGTCGGTCGCCGGTGACCAGGGGTTCTGGCGACGCCTGTTCTCCCGACCGGGCATCACGTCGGTGTCCCAGTACTTCGTCATGGACTGGGCCGCCGTACTCCGGGACATCGTCATCGGGCTCCTCATCGCGGGGGCGTTCGAGGCCTGGGTCCCGAGGGCATGGCTGCAGGCGGTGTTCCTGCACGGTGACCCGACGGTCGCGTTCTTCCTCGACCCGCTCATCGGACCGGTCATCGCCATGGTCAGCTTCGTGTGCTCGGTCGGGAACGTCCCGCTCGCGGCGGTGCTCTGGAACGGCGGGATCAGCTTCGGCGGCGTCGTGAGCTTCGTCTTCGCCGACCTGCTCATCATCCCGATCATCGTGATCTACCGGAAGTACTACGGCTGGGCGGCCGCCCTCCGGATCACCGGCGTCCTCTACGGCGCCATGGTGCTCGCCGGGTACGTCGTCGAGCTCGTCTTCACGCCGCTCGGCCTCGTCCCCACCGGTCGGCACCTGGCGATCGCCGAGACCGGGATCACGTGGAACTACACCACCTGGTTGGACATCCTGTTCCTGGTCGTGGCGGCGGTCCTGCTCGTCGTCTTCGTCCGCAGCGGCTCGTGGTCGATGCTGCGGATGATGGGCGGCGGCCCGGACGACGGGGGCCACGCGCACGAGCACCACGAAGCGAACGCGCACGAGCACGCGCACGAGCACCACGAAGCGAACGAGCACGAGCACGGGCACGAGCACGCCCACCACGACGTGGGCGGGCACCACCCGCACCACTGACCGCCCGTCAGCGGTACAGCGTCTCGCGCGGGTACTCCCCGAAGGCCGCTGCGTACGCCCCCGAGAACCGGCCGAGGTGCACGAAGCCCCAACGGCGTGCGACGTCGCCGACGGACACGTCCTCGGGGTGCTGCTCGAGCAGTTCGGCCCGCACCCGCTCCAGGCGCACCTGCCGCAGGTACCGCGTGGGCGACGTGGCCAGGGCACGCTCGAACGCCTGCTGCAGGGAGCGGGAGCTCACGTTCGCCGCCGCGGCGACGTCCGTGAGCGTGATCGGCAGATGGGCGTTCGCGTGGATGAACTCGACCGCCGTGCGGACCCGCCGGTGGCGCGGGAGCAGCAGCTCGGGCGGCAGGGAGGTCGCCTCGTGTGGGAACGTCGACAGGAGCGACACCGCGGCGAGGCGGTTCACCTCGCTCCGCAGCAGGGCACTGGCGTCGGCGCTCGCGCCCACGGCGTTCACCGTCCGCACCGCCGCCGTCCACCGCTGGAGCGCGTGGTCCTCGAGTCGGCCACCGTGTCGGAACCGCAGGGGCCCGCCGTCGTGGCCCTCGACCTCCGCCGCGACCCGCTCGAGGTACCGGCCGTCGAGGTGGACGAGGTTCTGCTTGTAGTCGGCGAACGCGAACCGGTTCTGGCCACCGGTGGTGAACAGGACGGGCTGCCCGGGTTCGAGCGGCGTGAGGTCGCCGGTCCCCTCGAGGTCCATCGCGCCGGTCCCCGCGGTGATCCACGTGACCACGTACTCGCCCTGCACCTGGACGGTGCCTTCGACCGACCCCGTGAACCGGTTCCCCCGCAACGTGACGTCGTCGTCCCCGGCGATCGTGTAGCGGTACCCGAACTCGCGCTCGGTCGGCTCGATGTGGAACTGCCGTCCGTTGTACGCGGCCTCGTACATGGCACGGGCATCGTCGATGTCCTGCCCGGCGACCACTGAGCGTCGCACCACGTCCTCTGCCATCATCCAAGGATCGCAGCCGCGGCGCCCGGACGCCGGGGTTGACAGGGAACTGCGCGTCTGGGACACGCGGGCGCGCCCGGGCGCAGCCGGCCTGCGGCATCCTGAGGGCATGACCGACGGCTCCCCCACCCCCGCCGACGAGCACGACGGCCCCGAGCGAGCGGCGGACGTCACGACCGCTCGGCGGGCCGTCGTCCGCCAGGGCGTCTCGGTCGCCGTCGCGACCGGACTGTACGGCGTGAGCTTCGGCGCGCTGAGCGTGGCGAGCGGCCTCAGCGTCGTGCAGACCTGCCTGCTGTCGCTCCTCCTGTTCAGCGGCGGGTCGCAGTTCGCGCTCGTCGGGATCCTCGGCGGCGGCGGCACCGCGGGGGCGGCGATCGCGGCCGCCTCCCTGCTCGGCATCCGGAACGCGCTCTACGGGCTCCAACTCGGTCCGACGATGCTCCCCCGCGGGTGGCGTCGGATCGTGGTCCCCCAGCTCACGATCGACGAGTCCACGGCGGTCGCGGTCGCGCAGTCCTCGCGGCCGCTCCGTCGCCTGGGGTTCTGGGTGACCGGCCTCGGCGTGTACATCGGATGGAACGTCATGACGCTCGTCGGGGCCCTCGCGGGGTCCGCGCTCGGCGATCCGAAGCGCTACGGGCTCGACGCCGCCGCCTCGGCCGCGTTCATCGCACTCCTCTGGCCGCGGCTGCGGGCACGGCAACCGGTCGCCATCGCGATCGTCGCCGGGATCGTGACGACCGCACTCATCCCCGTGATCCCACAGGGCCTCCCGGTGCTCGCCGCCGCGTGCGTGGGCGCGGTGATCGCGTGGTGGTGGCCCGACCGGTGGCGGCCCTCCCGGCCGGATGCGACCGGGGCCGCGTCGTGACCGCGTGGATCGCGGTCATCGTGGCGTCGGCGATCGCGTACGGGTTCAAGTTCTCCGGCTACACCGTCCCCCCGGCTGTGCTCGAGGAGCCCCGGGTCGCCCGCATCAGCGAGATGCTCCCGGCCGCCCTGCTCGCCTCGCTCGTGGTGCTGCAGACGTTCTCGACCGCGACGCACCTGGTGCTCGACGCGCGCGCGGCCGGGCTCGTCGTGGCGATCGTCGCCCTCGTGCTGCGGGCGCCGTTCATCGTCGTGGTTGCGCTGGCCGCCGTGACCGCCGCGGTACTGCGGGCGCTCGGCTGGTCCTGAAGCGGGGTCTGCCCGAGCGAGGTGCTCACGCGGACGACAACGGGACACGCGGGCGCATGCGCACTCGTCGTCGGCATGCGCAGGATCGGTGAACCGGAGTCAGACCCGCCCGAGCCGCCCCTGCCTCCGAGCACGCCGGAGCACCCGAGCAACCCCGCGCGCCACCCGCCCACCGATGCCCGCGCCGAGCGGCCGAACCGCGTCGAACCGGGCTCCTCGGGCGACCGGACGCCCCACGACGAGGAGCCCGACGAGGAGCGCCCCGAGCCACGGGACGATCCACACGGCCAGCACCCAGGACCCGCTCCGGTCGACGTCGTGCAGGCGTCGGACGAGCATCGACCACCGGGGCAGCGCGGTCAGCGCCACGAGCAGGACGAGCGCCCAGTCCCAGGGATCCGCGGCCACGCTGTGACCACTGCCGAAGGACTCGCTCGTGCCGGTGGCCCGGTCGAGCACGAGCAGGACACTCGCCGTCGGCGACGTCGTCGCGCCGAACGGGTCGACGAAGAACCGCCAGTGCCCCGGCAGGGACGGAAGCGCCCACGGGACGACCAGGGTCGCGATCGCGGCGAGTCCGGCCTCCAGGGCGATACACCACCAGTACTCGGACCGACTGGCGCGCCCCGACCAGACCAGCCCCCGCGTCCAGAACCGAGCCCAGGCGACCCAGGGCAGGGCGTACCGGACGGGCTCGGGCTGGCTGACCTGACGACGCCACTGCTGCGGCGCGTCACGGAGCTGCCGGCGCCACCGCAGCCCGACGAACCGGACCTGCCGCGACCACGACAGCCAGATGAAACGAACGACCTGTAGGGCCGCTCGTCGTCGTCGCCGTGCACTGCGCGAGAGCTGCATGGTCGGAGCGTAGTGGCAGGGGACGCAGTGCCGCATGCCTGCTCGCGCCGGTGCTCACGCGGACGACAACGGGACATGCGGGCGCATGCGCACTCGTCGTCGGCATGCGCAGGATCGGTGAACGGGACTCAGACCGGCCCCTTGCATCCTCCGATGGAGATTGCGAGCTGCGTCCCTCCGCCCGTCGAGGTCGGGCACCCGCGATTCCTACCGTCGGGATGTGGTCGAACCGCGGCCACCTGACCGACGGAGGCATCATGACCACCATCAGCGCACCGGGGACGGACCGCAGGAGCACGAGGCCCGCTCCGGGCGGGCTCCGCGGCGTCGTCGCCCGCAACCCGCTCCGCACGTTCGCCGTGCTCGCCCTCGGGACGAGCTGGCTGGTGTGGCTGCCGTACATCCTGTCGCCCCACGGTCTCGGGATCTGGGACCTCCACTTCCCCGAGGTCCTCGGCACCGCGCAGCTGTCGGGCGTCCTGCCGGGCGCACTGCTCGGACCGGTCACCGCGGCGTTCGTCGTGACGGCCGCGGTGGACGGTCGCACGGGCCTCCGGGTGTGGACCGGCCGGCTGTGGCGGTGGCGGGTCCGGTGGCAGTGGTACGTGACGGTGCTGCTCGGCGTTCCGGTGCTCATCGTCCTGTCGGGGCTGCCGTTCGCGGGCGGGGTCGTCCACGCACCGTCCGCGCTGGCGTTGGCGGCCTACGTGCCGGCGCTGCTCCTCCAGGTCGTGACGACCGGACTGGCGGAGGAGCCGGGCTGGCGGGACTTCGCCCTGCCGCGCCTCCAGGGCCGGTTCGGCCCGATGCGGGCCGCGCTCGTGCTCGGGCCGCTCTGGGGGCTGTGGCACCTGCCGCTGTTCCTGACGGACTGGGGTGGATGGCCGACCGCGCACTGGACGCAACCGGTCGTGTTCGTGGGGTTCTGCATGGCGTTCACCGTCGTGATGTCGTGGGTGTTCAACCGGTCGGGTGAGAGCCTGCCGCTCGCGGTGCTCCTCCACGTCAGCGTCAACACCACGGCGTCGGTCCTGTGGAGCGACATGTTCCCGGGCATCGGTGCCGAGACGATGCTGCTCGCGCTGCTCATCACCTCGACCATCGGCGCGGTCGTCATCGTGGTCGCGACGCGGGGCCGGCTCGGCTACCGCGGTCCTGTCGCCGGCACGGCCGGGAGGCCGGGCACCGGCCCGGCGGAGGACCCCGCCTCCGCCGTCGTGGCCGGCACCGCACCCGCTGCTGCCCCGACGCCCTCCGCGTCGCCACTCGTAGACTCGAGCGATGGTCACCGCTGAGGCCCGCCCGCGGGTGCCGCGGGTTGACGTCCTGGTCGCCGCGGCCGACGCGGTCGCGGTGATCGCGCTCCTGCTCGGCGCACCCGCGATGGCGGCGGGGGATCCGGACTCGGCCCAGATCCAGTTCGCCTCGCCCGCCGACCCGTCCTGGTGGGTCGTCGCCGCCGTGCTCATGGCCCAGGCGTGCGTGCTGCTGTGGTCGCGGAGCCGACCGCTGACGACGCTCGTGGCCGTCGCGGTGCTCGCAGCCGTCCTCGTGCTGGTGGCCCCGTCCGTGCTGCACGGTCTGTCGACGCTCGCGGTGATGGTGGCGGTCGTGCTCGCGGTGCTCCGGCAGCCCGTCGCGCGGCTGTGGCCCGCCCTCGTCACAGCGGCGGTGGGCGTCGGGATCGAGGAGGCCGTCTCGCAGCTCACCGGCTACGGCGCGACGCCGCTGCAGGCGATCACGCAGGGGCTGGGCCAGGCGGGAGCCGTGATCGGCCTGCCATTGCTCGTGACCCTGGTCGTCCGGTCGCGCCTGGACGTCCGCGCGGCGCGGGCGCGCGAGCGGGACGCGGTCGTCCGCGAGCGGGACGCGGTCGTCCGGGAGCAGGACGCCGTGCTCCGGGAGCGGGACGCGGTGGTCCGCGAGCAGGACGCGCGCGTCGAGGCGGCCGTGTCCCGGGAGCGAGCTGCCATGGCGCGGGAGCTCCACGACATCGCCGCGCACCACCTGTCCGGGATCGCGCTCATGGCCGCCGTGATCGACCGGCAGATCGACACCGATCCCGAGCGTGCCCACGCCGCCGTCCGCCAGGTACGGGAGCAGAGCACGGCGGTGCTCGACGACCTCCGGCGGCTCGTCGGGCTGCTCCGCGACGACACCCTGGCCGAGCGGTCGGTCGAGACCCTGGCGGCGGTCCCGGACCTCGTCGCGCGGGCGCAGCGGCACGGCCGGGTCACGCTGCGGGTGCTGCGCGATGAGCCCGAGGCCGGCCCGTCGGTCGGCTCGGACGTCGGTCCGCTCGCGCAGCTCGCGGCGTACCGGACCGTCCAGGAGGCCCTGGCGAACGCCGCCCTGCACGCCCCGGGTGCCGCCACCACCGTCGAGCTCGACGACCGCGAGCACACCCACGTCACCGTCGTCGTGCTGAACGGACCGGCACGCGAGGCCGCACCACGGTCCTCCTCGGGCGGTCACGGGCTCGTCGGCATGCGCGAACGAGCCGACCTCGTCGGCGCCGACCTGCGGTACGGTCCCACGGAGGACGGCGGGTGGGAGGTCCGCCTCGTCGTCCCGCGGGCGGTGAGCGGTCCTGACGCCCCGGCCGTCGGAGCGGAGGTGCCGTCGTGATCCGGGTCCTCATCGCGGACGACCAGCCCCTCGTCCGCGCCGGTCTGTCCGCGTTGCTCGACGCCGAACCCGACATCGCGGTCGTCGCCGTCGCGACGGACGGTGGCGAGGCACTCGCCCTCGCACGGTCGGAGCACCCGGACGTCGCGTGCCTCGACATCCGCATGCCCGTCGTGGACGGCATCGAGGTCGCACGGGCCCTGTGCGGTCCCGACGCGGATCCCCCGATCCCGGTCCTCATGCTGACGACGTTCGACCTCGACGACTACGTGTTCGGCGCGCTCGAGGCCGGTGCGTCGGGCTTCCTGCTCAAGGACGCGGACCCCGACACCATCGTCGCCGCCGTCCGGCAGGTGGCCGCCGGCAACGGCACGCTCGACCAGGCGCTCACCCGCCGGGTGCTGCGCGAGTTCGTCGAACGGCGCGCGCTCCAGCCCGTGACACGCGGGCGAGGGACCGAGCTGCTGACCGAGCGGGAGCGCGACGTGCTCATGCTCCTGGCGCAGGGCATGTCGAACGAGGAGATCGCGGCCGCGCTCGTCGTCGAGGTCTCGACGGTGAAGTCCCACTTGGCCCGGATGCTGCCGAAGCTCGGCGTGCGATCGCGGCTGCAGGCCGTCGTCTGGGCGTACCAGAACCGCGTCGTGACGGTGCCCGACGCGGAGCGGTGACCGGAGCAGGACGGACCAGTGTGCGGCTGCGGGACCCAGGATCCACGAAGACGCGCGCGGGATCGAAGAGGTCGGGCCGACTTCGCGCGGACGGCGGTCGCCGACGCCGGGGAACGCGTACCGTCCGGCCGAGAAGGGCACGTCACCCCTTCGAAAGGACACATCATGAACCACGCCCTGTGGGTCACCCTGGCCATCATCGGCATCATCCTGCTGCTGATCGGCGCGTTCGTCGCGACCCTGAAGTTCCTGATCACGGTCGGGATCATCGTCCTGATCGTCGCCGCGATCCTGCTCGTCATCCGACTCGTGCGGGGCGGCGCGTCGCGGGTCTAGGCAGTCGGCCGGAGACCGGGCCCCGCCAGCTCCTCCACCGTCCCGCTCACCCGGACGCGACCCGTCGCGGGGACCTCGACGGTGATGCGTGAGGGGTGTCCGGTCTCCGCACCCTGCTCGACGGTGAGCACCGCCGGGACCGCCACGTGGCCGCCGTCCCGCAGGTAGGCACCGAGCGCGGCGGCAGCCGACCCCGTGGCCGGGTCCTCGCGGACACCGCCGCGCGGGAACGGGTGACGGCTCACGAACCGCGTGGCGTCGACCCGGTGCACGACCGCGATCGTGCCGTCCCATCCCTCCCGGTCCTGCAGGCGGAGCACCGCGTCGCCGTCGTGGTCGAGCCGGGCGAGGACGCCGTCGCGGACGGGCACGAGCGGGTGCGGGTTGCCCCCGGACAGGAACGCCGGTGGCAGCGCCGGGTCGAGGTCCGTCGACGACAGACGGAGCGCGTCGAGCAGCTCGCCGAGCACCGCGTCGGGGAGCGGTGCGACGGTCGTCGCGACAGCGGTGAGCGTCGCACGGTCCGGATGCACCGCGACCGGCACCACGCCGGCGTTCGTGGTCAGGTCGACCACGCCCTCGGCGCCGTCCCGTGCCAGCGCCACGCCCGACGCGATGGTCGCGTGGCCGCAGAAGGCGATCTCCGCCTGCGGCGTGAAGTAGCGGATCCGCGCCGAGCGGGGCGTCACGGCGGTGAGGAACGGGGTCTCACTGTGTCCGAGCTCGCCGGCGATCGCGAGCATGTCCGCGTCGGTCAACGTCTCGGCGTGCAGCACGACCCCCGCCGGATTGCCGGACCGCGGGTCGTCGCTCGTCGTCGTGAAGGCGCGGAACTGCAGCGTCCTGGGTGCGGTGCTCATGCCGTATGTCTACCGGGCCCGGCCAGCGGGGCGCGACAGGCACCCTGAAGTGCCTACTTCCGCTCGCTCACGGGCGCTCCTACCGTGGAATCGGGCGACTCGTCGCGCCCGTGCACTCCTCCGTCCGAAAGGCTCCCATGTCCCGCATCTCCGTCATCGGCGGCACCGGCTACGCAGGATCGGCGATCGTCGCCGAGGCTGCGTCCCGTGGTCACGAGGTCACCTCGCTCAGCCGTTCGCTCCCGACCGACCAGGTCCCCGGCGTCCGGTACGTGCAGGGCGACGCCTCGGACGAAGCCGTCCTCACCCCGGTCATCGAGGACGCCGACGTCGTCGTCGCCGCGCTCGCCCCGCGCGGCGACCTCACCGACACCTTCCGGGAGGTCAACCGCACCATCGCGCGGCTGGCCGCGTCCGCCGGTGCTCGGCTGTTCGTGGTCGGCGGGTTCTCGTCGCTGCGTCCCGCGCCCGGGGCACCCCGGTACGTCGAGGACCTCAGCGCCGTCCCGGCCGAGCTGCACCACGAGGTCCAGAGCGGCGCAGCGCTCATCCTCGAGGACCTCCCCGCCGCCCCCGAGGCGCTCGACTGGGTGTTCGTCAGCCCGCCCCTCCAGTTCGGCTCCTTCGCCCCCGGCGAGCGCACCGGCTCGTACCGGGTCGGCACCGACGTCGCGGTCGTCGCCGAGGGGGGAGCGATCTCCGCGCAGGACTACGCGATCGGCTTCGTCGACCAGATCGAGCGGACGGACCTGCACCGCACGCAGGTGAACCTCGCCAACTGACGCCGGCCACGCCTGGCATCCGACGGCGCTCGGCGTCCCATGGCGCTCGGCGGACGCGCGTCGTCGCCGGGCCGTGCATCGGACGGGAGGCGCTGCACCCGCGGCCCCACCGTGTTGCACACCTCGCGTCCGATCGAACACCGGGATCGCCGTGTTCGACAGGACGACCGGTGTTCGACGACCACGACGACGTCACCACGAGCACGCCGTGCTGCCGCCGGGGCTCAGCGCGCGCCGTACGCCCGCATGAAGGCGTGCACTCCGTCGGCCATCGTCCTGCGGGTCGCGTCCGTGGACAGCTGATCCGGGAACCGGATGTTCATGGCCAGCAGGGTGGTCAGGGCGTTGAAGTGGTCGGCCGCCAAGAACGCGTCGTCCACGTCGAGCAGACCGACGTCCGCGAAGTGTGCGATCCGCTCGGCGAGCGCCGCTTCCGGTGCCGAGTTGAGGGGGTGGTGCGCGAGCTCGGGGAGGATCGCGCGGTTGTCACCGATGAGCTTGATGGTGCTCCCGTAGTCGGCAGAGCCGAGCATGGTCTCGCCGATCTGCACGGCGAACCCGACGAGCGCGCGTTCGAGCGCGGCCTGGTCG
This window harbors:
- a CDS encoding DUF805 domain-containing protein, which encodes MQLSRSARRRRRAALQVVRFIWLSWSRQVRFVGLRWRRQLRDAPQQWRRQVSQPEPVRYALPWVAWARFWTRGLVWSGRASRSEYWWCIALEAGLAAIATLVVPWALPSLPGHWRFFVDPFGATTSPTASVLLVLDRATGTSESFGSGHSVAADPWDWALVLLVALTALPRWSMLVRRLHDVDRSGSWVLAVWIVPWLGALLVGLLVVGRPVARGARFDAVRPLGAGIGGRVARGVARVLRRARRQGRLGRV
- a CDS encoding TetR/AcrR family transcriptional regulator — protein: MTTGTSIDRRAVLKARHRAAILDAARALTAERGGPRFSVDELAARADVARRTVFNHFSSIDEVVLTLCGELLTVVLDDFVATATATPVGNGDRASMFDEIAEWLRVADLPTAISSIVRVLGEPPEEDRRGRLLIDEAFDRSTAVLVDEVRRRNPSADPLDAELLVTSLMNGVVVISKHWVLRTGASTDGDGRAQWDALLGRLIDSVRSGYMPQH
- a CDS encoding MMPL family transporter, yielding MAGLLYRLGRFAARRHWSVVVAWIVILALAGVGYSLFAGTISSSITIPGTATSKVTDELAKKFKSASGGSGTIVFQTTSGDAFTADQKSGIKSFLSTIDGYKGVRATTNPFTTQQELADQRQQVQDGKQKIVTGKQQLADAQAQIDAGQQQLTAGQQQIDAAQQQLDQQKAQAQAAGQLAAVQAQLTAGQAQIDANQQKLDASKATLATNQQKLDANRKRLQQNETKLDLSSQLLDLSKNIRFVSSNGSAAVGTVSFQKATIAVPQTLKNKIVDKSEHAGIDGVRVYPSNDIAQGVPSILGPGEVVGIVIAAIVLLVMLGTVIGAALPLVSAILGVGVATLGAMSFSGLVEFISVTPVLGVMLGLAVGIDYSLFILNRHRSQLKQGMELHQSIGLANGTSGNAVVFAGSTVIVALLALNITGIPFLGLMGTVGAVAVAVAILVAISFTPAMLSLVGFRILRRKERAAIGRTGSVRIPNKPMATWRAIVTLVAGVAVLGVVALPAMHMRLGLPTGAAEATDSSQYKAYKVLEREFGAGQNGPILVVADLPHKATGNDLLRQEVAIGQKIADQGHVHAVAPIGASSDGTVIAFQVQPTGGPSSVSTENLVHDLRDLSPVKADGGNVHLGVAGNASANIDVSEKLADVLPLYLVVVVGLSLIILIIVFRSFLVPLTATAGFVLSLLAAFGGLTAIYQWGWLSQVFGVHDPAPILSFLPVIEVGVLFGLAMDYQLFLVSGMREAYAHGAPAKIAVQRGVHAGRAVVTAAAIIMISVFSGFIFSESSTIRPIGFGLAFGVLVDAFIVRLLLIPAAMHLLGRAAWWFPKWLDRIVPDVDVEGAKLERGMPARGDDTHAEHGHHAAPVAEDAAPAVAHHEHPEHRA
- a CDS encoding AzlD domain-containing protein, whose amino-acid sequence is MTAWIAVIVASAIAYGFKFSGYTVPPAVLEEPRVARISEMLPAALLASLVVLQTFSTATHLVLDARAAGLVVAIVALVLRAPFIVVVALAAVTAAVLRALGWS
- a CDS encoding helix-turn-helix transcriptional regulator, whose product is MAEDVVRRSVVAGQDIDDARAMYEAAYNGRQFHIEPTEREFGYRYTIAGDDDVTLRGNRFTGSVEGTVQVQGEYVVTWITAGTGAMDLEGTGDLTPLEPGQPVLFTTGGQNRFAFADYKQNLVHLDGRYLERVAAEVEGHDGGPLRFRHGGRLEDHALQRWTAAVRTVNAVGASADASALLRSEVNRLAAVSLLSTFPHEATSLPPELLLPRHRRVRTAVEFIHANAHLPITLTDVAAAANVSSRSLQQAFERALATSPTRYLRQVRLERVRAELLEQHPEDVSVGDVARRWGFVHLGRFSGAYAAAFGEYPRETLYR
- a CDS encoding permease, with product MMILQAIGAALAAAGTMAWTILWPLVLGFALSGVIQAAVRTERITRLMHDDSPRAIAVATGFGALSSSCSYAAVALARALFRKGASLTAAIAFEVASTNLVVELGLVLAFVMGWQFTLAEFIGGPVMIVLVALGFRLWMRGRIVDAAREQADRGLAGSMEGHAAMDMSVAGDQGFWRRLFSRPGITSVSQYFVMDWAAVLRDIVIGLLIAGAFEAWVPRAWLQAVFLHGDPTVAFFLDPLIGPVIAMVSFVCSVGNVPLAAVLWNGGISFGGVVSFVFADLLIIPIIVIYRKYYGWAAALRITGVLYGAMVLAGYVVELVFTPLGLVPTGRHLAIAETGITWNYTTWLDILFLVVAAVLLVVFVRSGSWSMLRMMGGGPDDGGHAHEHHEANAHEHAHEHHEANEHEHGHEHAHHDVGGHHPHH
- a CDS encoding AzlC family ABC transporter permease — translated: MTDGSPTPADEHDGPERAADVTTARRAVVRQGVSVAVATGLYGVSFGALSVASGLSVVQTCLLSLLLFSGGSQFALVGILGGGGTAGAAIAAASLLGIRNALYGLQLGPTMLPRGWRRIVVPQLTIDESTAVAVAQSSRPLRRLGFWVTGLGVYIGWNVMTLVGALAGSALGDPKRYGLDAAASAAFIALLWPRLRARQPVAIAIVAGIVTTALIPVIPQGLPVLAAACVGAVIAWWWPDRWRPSRPDATGAAS